A single region of the Streptomyces sp. NBC_00425 genome encodes:
- a CDS encoding cobyrinate a,c-diamide synthase, translating to MLTPPAATPSAPPAPAPAAPSCVPRLVIAAPSSGSGKTTVATGLMAAFAARGLAVSPHKVGPDYIDPGYHSLATGRVGRNLDAYLCGPELVGPLFAHGARGCDLAVVEGVMGMYDGAAGEGELASTAQVAKLLRAPVVLVVDASSQSRSVAALVHGFVSWDPQVRVGGVILNKVASDRHEELLRDALESAGTPVLGVVRRASRVDTPSRHLGLVPVAERRAEAVDSVAAMAAQVAQGCDLEALLALARGAGELSCAPWDAAEALRAAVPVPAPVPALDARAPRSDARGPASGGTGRPVVAVAGGSAFTFSYAEHAELLTAAGADVVPFDPLRDERLPEGTAGLVVGGGFPEMYAAELSANEPLRKTVAALVDQGAPVAAECAGLLYLCRELDGQPMCGVLDATARMSGRLTLGYRDAVAVSDSALAVAGTRMRGHEFHRTVVEPGAGATPAWGLRTPQRRLEGFVERGVHASYLHTHWASEPGVVRRFVERCRTS from the coding sequence GTGCTGACGCCCCCCGCTGCGACGCCGTCCGCGCCCCCGGCGCCGGCGCCCGCGGCCCCCTCCTGCGTGCCCCGGCTCGTGATAGCCGCGCCCTCCTCGGGCAGCGGCAAGACCACCGTCGCGACGGGGCTGATGGCCGCGTTCGCCGCGCGCGGGCTCGCCGTGTCCCCGCACAAGGTCGGGCCGGACTACATCGACCCCGGGTACCACTCGCTCGCGACCGGGCGGGTGGGCCGCAACCTCGACGCGTACCTGTGCGGGCCGGAGCTGGTCGGCCCGCTGTTCGCGCACGGCGCCCGCGGCTGCGACCTGGCGGTCGTCGAGGGCGTGATGGGGATGTACGACGGGGCCGCGGGAGAGGGCGAGCTGGCCTCCACCGCCCAGGTGGCGAAGCTGCTGCGGGCGCCGGTGGTGCTCGTGGTCGACGCCTCGTCGCAGTCCCGGTCGGTGGCGGCGCTCGTGCACGGGTTCGTTTCCTGGGACCCGCAGGTGCGGGTCGGGGGCGTGATCCTCAACAAGGTCGCCTCGGACCGGCACGAGGAACTGCTGCGGGACGCGCTGGAGTCGGCCGGGACGCCGGTGCTCGGCGTGGTGCGGCGGGCCTCGCGGGTGGACACGCCGTCCCGGCACCTGGGGCTGGTGCCGGTCGCCGAACGGCGGGCCGAGGCGGTCGACTCCGTCGCGGCGATGGCGGCGCAGGTGGCGCAGGGGTGCGACCTCGAAGCGCTGCTCGCGCTGGCGCGCGGGGCGGGAGAGCTGTCCTGCGCGCCGTGGGACGCGGCCGAGGCCCTGCGTGCCGCCGTGCCCGTGCCGGCGCCCGTGCCGGCCCTCGACGCCCGGGCTCCGCGGTCCGACGCCCGCGGGCCGGCGTCGGGGGGCACGGGCCGGCCGGTGGTCGCCGTGGCCGGCGGCTCCGCCTTCACCTTCTCCTACGCCGAGCACGCCGAGCTGCTCACCGCCGCCGGCGCCGACGTCGTCCCCTTCGATCCGCTGCGGGACGAGCGACTGCCCGAAGGAACCGCCGGGTTGGTCGTCGGGGGCGGATTCCCCGAGATGTACGCGGCCGAGCTGTCCGCCAACGAGCCGCTGCGCAAAACGGTGGCGGCCCTCGTGGACCAGGGGGCGCCCGTCGCCGCCGAGTGCGCCGGACTGCTCTACCTGTGCCGCGAGCTGGACGGGCAGCCCATGTGCGGGGTGCTCGACGCGACCGCGCGGATGAGCGGACGGCTCACGCTCGGCTACCGGGACGCGGTCGCCGTGAGCGACAGCGCGCTGGCCGTGGCCGGGACCCGGATGCGGGGCCACGAGTTCCACCGGACCGTCGTGGAGCCCGGCGCGGGCGCCACCCCGGCGTGGGGGCTGCGGACCCCGCAGCGGCGGCTCGAGGGGTTCGTGGAGCGGGGTGTGCACGCGAGCTATCTGCACACGCACTGGGCGTCCGAGCCGGGTGTGGTGCGCCGGTTCGTGGAGAGGTGCCGGACGTCATGA
- the cobO gene encoding cob(I)yrinic acid a,c-diamide adenosyltransferase, protein MPQGQPSVVPDDGLTTRQRRNRALVMVHTGIGKGKSTAAFGLALRAWNQGWPIGVFQFVKSAKWKVGEENALRVLGASGEGGSVDWHKMGEGWSWVQRDEQLDNEEKAREGWEQVKRDLAAEAYKLYVLDEFAYPLHWGWIDVDEVISVLRDRPGTQHVVITGRNAPEKLVDFADLVTDMSKVKHPMDAGQKGQRGIEW, encoded by the coding sequence ATGCCGCAGGGACAGCCGAGTGTCGTGCCGGACGACGGACTGACGACGCGTCAGCGTCGCAACCGGGCGCTCGTCATGGTGCACACGGGCATCGGCAAGGGGAAGTCGACCGCCGCCTTCGGGCTCGCGCTGCGGGCCTGGAACCAGGGGTGGCCGATCGGGGTGTTCCAGTTCGTCAAGTCGGCGAAGTGGAAGGTCGGCGAGGAGAACGCGCTGCGGGTGCTGGGGGCGTCCGGCGAGGGCGGTTCCGTCGACTGGCACAAGATGGGCGAGGGCTGGTCGTGGGTGCAGCGCGACGAGCAGCTCGACAACGAGGAGAAGGCCCGCGAGGGCTGGGAGCAGGTCAAGCGGGACCTCGCCGCCGAGGCGTACAAGCTGTACGTGCTCGACGAGTTCGCCTATCCGCTGCACTGGGGGTGGATCGACGTCGACGAGGTGATCTCGGTGTTGCGGGACCGGCCGGGGACGCAGCACGTCGTGATCACCGGACGCAACGCGCCCGAGAAGCTCGTGGACTTCGCCGACCTGGTCACCGACATGTCCAAGGTCAAGCATCCGATGGACGCGGGGCAGAAGGGGCAGAGGGGCATCGAGTGGTGA
- a CDS encoding putative cobaltochelatase, protein MSTPFPFTAVVGQDDLRLALLLNAVSPAVGGVLVRGEKGTAKSTAVRALSALMPALDAVTGCRFSCDPASPDPACPDGPHEPGASETRPARMVELPVGASEDRLVGALDIERALAEGVKAFEPGLLADAHRGILYVDEVNLLHDHLVDLLLDAAAMGASYVEREGVSVRHAARFLLVGTMNPEEGELRPQLLDRFGLTVEVAASREPDQRVEVVRRRLAHDDDPEAFAARWADEEAAVRSRIAAARELLPSVRLGDAALRQIAATCAAFEVDGMRADIVMARTATALAAWAGRTDVLAEDVRQAALLALPHRRRRNPFDAPGLDEDKLDETLEEFGGSDDEDPDPGPQGPEGGPGDGPEGGPDGGGGLPPGSGDAVGDATVPPQGDGAGPDAGRGEGGAEPAPAGPGAGEQSPVRAAEPFRTKTLSVPGIGEGAAGRRSRARTEHGRTTGARRPRGALTKLHLAATVHAAAPHQRARGRSGPGLVVRRDDLRQAVREGREGNLVLFVVDASGSMAARQRMGAVKGAVLSLLLDAYQRRDKVGLVTFRGSGADVALPPTSSVDAAAVRLESLPTGGRTPLAAGLLRAHDVLRVERLRDPARRALVVVVTDGRATGGPEPVATAGRAARLFAAEGVASVVVDCESGPVRLGLAGELAAELGGTAVTLDELRADSIAGLVKDVQGTSRRAA, encoded by the coding sequence GTGAGTACTCCTTTCCCGTTCACGGCCGTCGTCGGCCAGGACGACCTGCGGCTCGCGCTGCTGCTGAACGCCGTGTCGCCGGCGGTGGGCGGTGTGCTGGTGCGCGGCGAGAAGGGCACCGCCAAGTCGACGGCGGTACGGGCGCTGTCCGCGCTCATGCCGGCGCTGGACGCGGTGACCGGCTGCCGGTTCTCCTGCGACCCGGCCTCGCCCGACCCGGCCTGCCCGGACGGACCGCACGAGCCGGGGGCGTCCGAGACGCGGCCTGCGCGCATGGTCGAGCTGCCGGTCGGCGCCTCCGAGGACCGGCTGGTGGGCGCGCTGGACATCGAACGGGCGCTGGCGGAGGGCGTGAAGGCCTTCGAGCCGGGGCTCCTCGCCGACGCGCACCGGGGCATCCTCTACGTCGACGAGGTCAACCTCCTCCACGACCACCTGGTCGACCTGTTGCTGGACGCGGCCGCGATGGGCGCCTCGTACGTCGAGCGCGAGGGCGTCTCCGTACGGCACGCGGCCCGGTTCCTGCTCGTCGGCACCATGAACCCCGAAGAGGGCGAGCTGCGGCCGCAGCTGCTCGACCGGTTCGGGCTGACGGTGGAGGTGGCGGCCTCGCGCGAGCCCGACCAGCGGGTGGAGGTGGTGCGGCGGCGGCTCGCGCACGACGACGATCCCGAGGCGTTCGCCGCGCGCTGGGCGGACGAGGAGGCCGCCGTCCGCAGCCGGATCGCGGCCGCGCGCGAGCTGCTGCCGTCGGTGCGGCTGGGCGACGCGGCGCTGCGTCAGATCGCGGCGACCTGCGCCGCGTTCGAGGTGGACGGCATGCGCGCCGACATCGTCATGGCGCGCACAGCCACCGCGCTGGCCGCGTGGGCGGGACGGACCGACGTGCTCGCGGAGGACGTACGGCAGGCGGCGCTGCTCGCGCTGCCGCACCGCAGGCGGCGCAACCCCTTCGACGCGCCCGGACTCGACGAGGACAAACTCGACGAGACGCTCGAGGAGTTCGGCGGCTCGGACGACGAGGACCCCGACCCCGGCCCGCAGGGCCCCGAGGGCGGCCCCGGCGACGGTCCCGAGGGCGGCCCCGACGGCGGGGGCGGGCTGCCGCCGGGGTCGGGCGACGCGGTCGGCGACGCCACCGTGCCGCCGCAGGGCGACGGCGCCGGCCCCGACGCCGGGCGCGGGGAGGGCGGCGCGGAGCCGGCGCCGGCCGGCCCGGGAGCCGGGGAGCAGTCCCCCGTGCGGGCCGCCGAGCCGTTCCGCACCAAGACGCTGAGCGTGCCCGGCATCGGCGAGGGCGCCGCCGGGCGGCGGTCGCGGGCGCGTACCGAGCACGGCCGGACCACGGGCGCCCGGCGCCCCAGGGGCGCCCTCACCAAGCTGCACCTGGCGGCGACCGTGCACGCCGCCGCCCCGCACCAGCGGGCGCGGGGCCGGTCCGGGCCGGGGCTGGTGGTGCGGCGCGACGATCTGCGGCAGGCGGTCCGGGAAGGGCGTGAGGGGAACCTCGTGCTGTTCGTCGTGGACGCCTCGGGGTCGATGGCCGCCCGGCAGCGCATGGGCGCCGTGAAGGGCGCGGTGCTGTCGCTGCTGCTGGACGCGTACCAGCGGCGGGACAAGGTCGGGCTCGTCACCTTCCGCGGCTCGGGCGCGGACGTCGCGCTGCCGCCCACCTCGTCGGTGGACGCGGCCGCCGTACGCCTGGAGTCGCTGCCCACCGGAGGGCGCACGCCGCTGGCCGCCGGGCTGCTGCGGGCGCACGACGTGCTGCGCGTGGAGCGGCTGCGGGATCCCGCGCGGCGGGCGCTGGTCGTCGTGGTGACGGACGGACGGGCCACCGGGGGCCCCGAGCCGGTCGCGACGGCCGGACGGGCCGCCCGGCTGTTCGCGGCCGAGGGCGTCGCGAGCGTCGTCGTCGACTGCGAGTCGGGGCCGGTACGGCTCGGGCTCGCCGGGGAGCTCGCCGCGGAGCTGGGGGGAACCGCCGTCACGCTGGACGAGCTGCGGGCGGACTCCATCGCGGGACTGGTGAAAGACGTGCAGGGGACTTCGAGGAGGGCCGCTTAA
- a CDS encoding cobyric acid synthase has translation MSGGLLVAGTTSDAGKSVVTAGICRWLVRQGVKVAPFKAQNMSLNSFVTREGAEIGRAQAMQAQACRVEPTALMNPVLLKPGGERSSQVVLLGRPVGEMSARGYHGGRQQRLLGTVLDCLAELRGTYDAVICEGAGSPAEINLRRTDIVNMGIARSARLPVLVVGDIDRGGVFASFFGTVALLSPEDQELVAGFLVNKFRGDVSLLEPGLDMLHGLTGRRTYGVLPFRHGLGIDEEDGLRVSLRGTVRESNTAPPVGEDVLRVAVCAVPLMSNFTDVDALAAEPGVVVRFVDRPEELADADLVVVPGTRGTVRALEWLRERGLADALVRRAAEQRPVLGVCGGYQILGTRIEDEVESRLGRVDGLALLPVRVRFAPEKTLTRPVGEALGEPVEGYEIHHGVATVDGGEAFLSDDRGNPLDGCRVGQVWGTHWHGSLESDGFRRAFLREVAAAAGRRFVPAPDTSFAALREEQLDRLGDLIEEHADTDALWRLIESGAPPGLPFVPPGAPA, from the coding sequence ATGAGCGGGGGGCTCCTCGTCGCCGGCACCACCTCGGACGCCGGCAAGAGCGTCGTCACCGCGGGGATCTGCCGGTGGCTGGTGCGACAGGGCGTCAAGGTCGCGCCGTTCAAGGCGCAGAACATGTCCCTCAACTCCTTCGTGACGCGCGAGGGCGCCGAGATCGGACGGGCGCAGGCCATGCAGGCGCAGGCCTGCCGGGTGGAGCCGACCGCGCTGATGAACCCCGTGCTGCTCAAGCCGGGCGGGGAGCGCAGCAGCCAGGTCGTGCTGCTGGGCAGGCCGGTGGGCGAGATGAGCGCCCGCGGCTATCACGGAGGCCGGCAGCAACGACTCCTCGGCACCGTTCTCGACTGTCTCGCCGAGTTGCGGGGCACGTATGACGCGGTGATCTGTGAGGGGGCGGGCAGTCCCGCCGAGATCAACCTGCGGCGGACCGACATCGTGAACATGGGGATCGCGCGGAGCGCGCGGCTGCCCGTGCTCGTCGTCGGCGACATCGACCGGGGCGGGGTGTTCGCGTCGTTCTTCGGCACGGTCGCCCTGTTGTCGCCCGAGGACCAGGAACTGGTCGCCGGGTTCCTCGTCAACAAGTTCCGGGGGGACGTCTCCCTGCTGGAGCCGGGCCTGGACATGCTGCACGGGCTCACCGGGCGGCGGACGTACGGGGTGCTGCCGTTCCGGCACGGGCTCGGGATCGACGAGGAGGACGGGCTGAGGGTCTCGCTGCGGGGAACCGTGCGGGAGTCGAACACCGCCCCGCCGGTCGGCGAGGACGTGCTGCGGGTCGCCGTCTGCGCGGTTCCGCTGATGTCCAACTTCACCGACGTGGACGCGCTGGCCGCCGAGCCCGGCGTCGTCGTGCGGTTCGTCGACCGGCCCGAGGAACTGGCCGACGCCGACCTGGTCGTCGTACCGGGGACCCGGGGCACCGTGCGGGCGCTGGAGTGGCTGCGCGAGCGCGGGCTGGCCGACGCGCTGGTGCGCCGGGCCGCCGAGCAGCGGCCCGTCCTCGGCGTCTGCGGGGGCTACCAGATCCTCGGCACGCGGATCGAGGACGAGGTCGAGAGCCGGCTCGGCCGGGTCGACGGGCTCGCACTGCTCCCCGTGCGGGTGCGGTTCGCCCCGGAGAAGACCCTCACCCGCCCGGTCGGCGAAGCCCTCGGCGAGCCCGTCGAGGGGTACGAGATCCACCACGGGGTGGCCACCGTGGACGGCGGGGAGGCGTTCCTCAGCGACGACCGCGGGAACCCCCTGGACGGCTGCCGGGTCGGTCAGGTCTGGGGCACGCACTGGCACGGCTCGCTGGAGTCGGACGGGTTCCGGCGGGCCTTCCTGCGCGAGGTGGCCGCGGCCGCGGGCCGGCGTTTCGTGCCCGCTCCCGACACCTCGTTCGCCGCGCTGCGCGAGGAGCAGCTGGACCGGCTCGGCGATCTGATCGAGGAGCACGCGGACACCGACGCTCTGTGGCGGCTGATCGAGTCGGGCGCGCCGCCGGGGCTGCCGTTCGTTCCCCCGGGGGCTCCCGCATGA
- a CDS encoding cobalamin biosynthesis protein, whose amino-acid sequence MGAERVHAYGAAAGLLGDLLLGDPRRGHPVAVFGRAAGAVERLLWRDHRGWGALHTVVCAGGAVALGAVASRGARRSPAASVALTAAATWAVVGGSSLVREARAIGRALEAGDVEAARARLPHLCGRDPQALDADGIARAVVESVAENTSDAVVGALVWGAVGGVPGLVGFRAVNTLDAMVGHRSPRYLRFGWASARLDDLAGWPGARLTAVLAAAAGDDPRGALRAWRADARSHPSPNAGPVEASFAGALGVRLGGTLAYDGRVEHRPVLNGAAGRAVAVHDIERAARLSRRVGLLALGVTVAARLVAKGRQS is encoded by the coding sequence ATGGGTGCCGAGCGCGTCCACGCGTACGGCGCCGCCGCCGGCCTTCTCGGCGACCTGCTCCTCGGCGACCCCCGCCGCGGGCATCCGGTCGCCGTGTTCGGGCGGGCCGCGGGCGCCGTCGAACGGCTGCTGTGGCGCGACCACCGGGGGTGGGGCGCCCTGCACACCGTCGTGTGCGCCGGCGGCGCCGTCGCCCTGGGGGCCGTCGCCTCGCGGGGTGCGCGCCGCTCCCCCGCCGCCTCCGTCGCCCTGACCGCCGCCGCCACCTGGGCCGTCGTCGGGGGCAGTTCACTCGTCCGCGAGGCACGCGCGATCGGGCGGGCCCTGGAGGCGGGGGACGTCGAGGCGGCCCGCGCACGACTGCCGCACCTGTGCGGGCGGGATCCCCAGGCGCTGGACGCCGACGGGATCGCCCGGGCCGTCGTGGAGTCCGTCGCCGAGAACACCTCCGACGCCGTCGTCGGGGCGCTGGTGTGGGGCGCCGTGGGCGGCGTGCCGGGACTGGTCGGGTTCCGGGCCGTCAACACCCTTGACGCGATGGTCGGTCACCGCTCGCCGAGGTACCTGCGGTTCGGCTGGGCCTCCGCCCGGCTCGACGACCTCGCCGGGTGGCCGGGGGCGCGGCTGACCGCCGTGCTGGCCGCCGCGGCGGGGGACGATCCGCGCGGCGCGCTGCGGGCCTGGCGAGCCGACGCCCGCAGTCACCCGAGCCCCAACGCGGGCCCCGTGGAGGCCTCCTTCGCGGGCGCCCTCGGGGTGCGGCTGGGCGGGACCCTGGCGTACGACGGGCGGGTCGAGCACCGGCCGGTGCTCAACGGGGCGGCCGGACGGGCCGTCGCCGTGCACGACATCGAACGCGCCGCACGGCTCTCCCGCCGCGTCGGTCTGCTCGCGCTCGGCGTCACCGTCGCCGCGCGCCTGGTCGCGAAGGGACGTCAGTCATGA
- a CDS encoding inorganic phosphate transporter, protein MENFSLILAIVVVTALAFDFTNGFHDTANAMATTISTGALKPKVAVAMSAVLNLVGAFLSVEVANTISKGLVDETGIRPEVIFAALVGAILWNLLTWLVGLPSSSSHALMGGLIGATIASAGTGAVHGDVLVTKVLLPAVAAPIVAGLAAMLATRLSYTLGRKADGRAADKGYRAGQIASAGLVSLAHGTNDAQKTMGIITLALVAGGAVAPDSDPPTWVILSAGLAIALGTYLGGWRIIRTMGKGLTDLQPQQGFAAQTSAATVILASSHLGFSLSTTHSVSGAVMGAGLGRKGGVVRWSTATRMFVAWGLTLPAAALVGALAESVTGLGDWGTGVVAVFLIASSAAIWKISRREVVDASNVNEAEEPAGVITTAIAMVAPPPTGMPAEDVTTDLTATIPAPAAPPAPAAPPAAAV, encoded by the coding sequence ATGGAAAACTTCTCGCTGATCCTCGCGATTGTGGTGGTAACCGCACTTGCGTTTGATTTCACGAACGGTTTTCACGACACCGCCAACGCGATGGCCACGACCATCTCGACCGGTGCACTCAAGCCCAAGGTCGCGGTGGCCATGTCCGCCGTGCTGAACCTTGTGGGAGCCTTCCTCTCGGTGGAGGTCGCCAACACGATCTCCAAGGGTCTCGTCGACGAGACCGGCATCCGTCCCGAGGTCATCTTCGCCGCCCTGGTCGGCGCGATCCTCTGGAACCTGCTGACCTGGCTGGTGGGCCTGCCCTCCAGCTCCTCGCACGCCCTGATGGGCGGTCTGATCGGCGCCACCATCGCCTCGGCCGGCACGGGCGCCGTGCACGGTGACGTGCTGGTCACCAAGGTGCTGCTGCCGGCGGTCGCCGCGCCGATCGTCGCGGGCCTCGCGGCGATGCTCGCCACCCGCCTCTCCTACACGCTGGGCCGCAAGGCCGACGGCAGGGCCGCGGACAAGGGCTACCGCGCGGGCCAGATCGCGTCGGCCGGCCTGGTCTCCCTCGCCCACGGCACGAACGACGCCCAGAAGACGATGGGCATCATCACCCTCGCGCTGGTCGCCGGCGGCGCCGTGGCCCCCGACTCCGACCCGCCCACCTGGGTCATCCTGTCCGCCGGTCTGGCCATCGCGCTCGGCACCTACCTCGGCGGCTGGCGCATCATCCGCACGATGGGCAAGGGGCTGACCGACCTCCAGCCGCAGCAGGGGTTCGCGGCCCAGACCAGTGCCGCGACGGTCATCCTGGCCTCCTCGCACCTCGGCTTCTCCCTCTCCACCACGCATTCGGTCTCCGGTGCGGTGATGGGCGCGGGGCTGGGCCGCAAGGGCGGCGTGGTCCGCTGGTCGACGGCGACCCGCATGTTCGTCGCCTGGGGTCTGACCCTCCCGGCCGCGGCCCTGGTGGGCGCACTCGCCGAGTCGGTCACCGGGCTCGGCGACTGGGGCACGGGCGTGGTCGCCGTCTTCCTGATCGCCTCCAGCGCGGCCATCTGGAAAATCTCCCGTCGCGAGGTCGTCGACGCGTCGAACGTCAACGAGGCCGAGGAGCCGGCCGGTGTGATCACCACGGCCATCGCCATGGTCGCGCCGCCTCCCACGGGCATGCCGGCCGAGGACGTCACGACGGACCTGACGGCCACCATCCCGGCGCCGGCCGCGCCGCCCGCCCCCGCCGCTCCCCCGGCCGCGGCCGTCTGA
- a CDS encoding class II aldolase/adducin family protein, producing the protein MAEHRGERPDVRRQGRRASPEEARAWTELVAAARRTVADGLVVGTSGNVSVRVGDTVLVTPSGVPYDRLAPDDVTGVDLTGRQVLGALVPTSELPMHLAVYRATDAGAIVHTHAVHATAVSTLVDELPLVHYMASALGGPVRVAPYAAYGTEELAAHTLRALEGRSGCLLRNHGTLTHGAGLDQAYDRTAQLEWMCRLWLTASSVPGRTPALLTEEQVAQVGERLRGYGQPG; encoded by the coding sequence ATGGCTGAGCATCGAGGCGAGCGACCGGACGTCCGGCGGCAGGGGCGGCGGGCGTCCCCCGAGGAGGCGCGGGCCTGGACGGAACTGGTGGCGGCCGCCCGCCGCACGGTCGCCGACGGGCTGGTCGTCGGCACCTCGGGCAACGTCTCGGTGCGTGTCGGCGACACCGTGCTCGTGACGCCGTCCGGCGTGCCCTACGACCGGCTCGCCCCGGACGACGTCACCGGCGTCGACCTCACCGGCCGGCAGGTCCTCGGCGCCCTGGTCCCCACCAGCGAACTGCCCATGCATCTGGCCGTGTACCGGGCCACCGACGCCGGGGCGATCGTGCACACCCACGCCGTGCACGCCACGGCCGTCTCCACCCTCGTCGACGAGCTCCCCCTCGTCCACTACATGGCGAGCGCGCTCGGCGGACCCGTCCGCGTCGCGCCCTACGCCGCGTACGGCACCGAGGAGCTGGCCGCGCACACGCTCCGGGCCCTCGAGGGACGGTCCGGCTGCCTCCTGCGCAACCACGGCACCCTGACCCACGGCGCCGGCCTCGACCAGGCGTACGACCGCACGGCCCAACTGGAGTGGATGTGCCGCCTGTGGCTGACCGCCTCCTCGGTGCCCGGCCGCACGCCCGCACTCCTGACGGAGGAACAGGTCGCCCAGGTGGGGGAGCGTCTGCGGGGGTACGGGCAGCCCGGCTGA
- a CDS encoding alpha/beta hydrolase: MRTVTATAAAVTAALAAGAAGVAVGRFASDAALKAPPGRPLPTEPRLTVHGTAAGQVTLTRDLAALRPGAYGLSGNGSHAVVGPVLPDAPHSADTVVRRLERVTHGSLDAGDAVWLTPNLYVGDPGSALGLDHADVDVPGELGNLPAWFVPGARRTWVIAVHGLGTTREHALNLIGFLHGARFPVLALAYRGDLGAPRPPDGLNHLGATEWRDLDAAMRYAARYGARRVVLLGWSTGAAMALRAAADSGLRDLVSGLVLDSPVLDWRSTVRALAAARHTPAALLPLAVRAAEGRAGMAGGSPGTGGTGGPGGADGSPARLRVPTLVFHGPDDAVAPWADSRRLADRRPDLVALHTVPHAPHGAMWNPDPRAYEETLRRFLTPLM; encoded by the coding sequence GTGCGCACTGTCACAGCGACGGCCGCCGCCGTCACCGCAGCCCTGGCCGCCGGCGCCGCCGGTGTCGCCGTCGGGCGGTTCGCCAGCGACGCCGCGTTGAAGGCGCCGCCCGGCCGGCCCCTGCCCACCGAGCCCCGGCTCACCGTGCACGGCACGGCCGCCGGACAGGTCACCCTCACGCGCGACCTCGCGGCCCTGCGCCCCGGCGCCTACGGCCTCTCCGGCAACGGCTCCCACGCCGTCGTCGGCCCGGTCCTGCCCGACGCCCCGCACTCCGCCGACACCGTCGTGCGCCGGCTGGAACGCGTCACCCACGGCTCCCTGGACGCCGGCGACGCGGTCTGGCTCACCCCGAACCTGTACGTCGGCGACCCCGGCAGCGCCCTCGGCCTCGACCACGCCGACGTCGACGTGCCCGGCGAACTGGGCAACCTGCCCGCCTGGTTCGTCCCCGGAGCCCGCCGCACCTGGGTGATCGCCGTGCACGGTCTGGGGACCACCCGGGAGCACGCCCTCAACCTCATCGGCTTCCTGCACGGCGCCCGCTTCCCCGTGCTCGCCCTCGCCTACCGCGGCGACCTCGGCGCGCCCCGTCCCCCGGACGGCCTGAACCACCTCGGCGCGACCGAGTGGCGTGACCTGGACGCGGCGATGCGGTACGCCGCGCGCTACGGCGCCCGGCGGGTCGTCCTGCTCGGCTGGTCCACGGGCGCCGCCATGGCCCTGCGCGCCGCCGCCGACTCCGGCCTGCGCGACCTGGTCTCGGGACTCGTGCTGGACTCCCCGGTCCTCGACTGGCGGTCCACGGTGCGCGCCCTCGCCGCCGCCCGGCACACGCCCGCCGCCCTGCTGCCGCTCGCCGTCCGCGCCGCCGAGGGCCGCGCCGGCATGGCGGGCGGCTCCCCCGGCACCGGCGGCACGGGCGGTCCCGGCGGCGCGGACGGCAGCCCGGCGCGGCTGCGGGTCCCGACGCTGGTGTTCCACGGGCCCGACGACGCCGTCGCCCCCTGGGCCGACAGTCGCCGGCTCGCCGACCGCCGCCCCGACCTGGTAGCCCTCCACACCGTCCCGCACGCCCCGCACGGCGCCATGTGGAACCCCGACCCCCGCGCCTACGAGGAAACCCTCCGCCGCTTCCTGACCCCCCTGATGTGA
- a CDS encoding VOC family protein gives MAGTNGGRPSVFPTVLYADAKAAIRQLTEALGFTELSVYEGEDGKVLHAELVQGNGAVMLGSKGRGGVFDTAMRQAGPAGVYVVVDDVDAHHRRAAEHGAEILMPPTDQDYGSRDYMARDLEGNIWSFGTYAPETSG, from the coding sequence ATGGCAGGCACGAACGGCGGGCGCCCGAGCGTCTTCCCGACGGTGTTGTACGCCGACGCGAAGGCCGCGATCCGGCAGCTCACGGAGGCCCTGGGCTTCACCGAACTGTCCGTGTACGAGGGCGAGGACGGCAAGGTCCTGCACGCCGAGCTGGTGCAGGGCAACGGCGCGGTGATGCTCGGCTCGAAGGGCCGCGGCGGCGTCTTCGACACGGCGATGAGGCAGGCGGGCCCGGCCGGCGTCTACGTCGTGGTGGACGACGTGGACGCACACCACCGGCGGGCCGCGGAGCACGGCGCGGAGATCCTGATGCCGCCGACCGACCAGGACTACGGCTCTCGCGACTACATGGCCCGCGACCTCGAGGGCAACATCTGGAGCTTCGGCACGTACGCGCCCGAGACCTCGGGCTGA